A window of the Synergistales bacterium genome harbors these coding sequences:
- a CDS encoding cyclopropane-fatty-acyl-phospholipid synthase family protein — protein sequence MNRQSQATEAARKLLDEVVGREVGRTVGVRLWDGASWPDAAPRPVTLVLKHEGALKAMFQDGTELALAEAFLYDDFDIEGDIESAFVLYDALTEATLGWKEKLKAAHLAGRLPDPPARSEDQRGRARLQGERHSVERDRQAVSYHYDVSNDFYRLWLDRNMVYSCGYFHAADEHIDSAQERKLDYICRKLRLQEGQRLLDVGCGWGTLVIHAAKHYGVDATGVTLSEPQAELANQWIREAGLADRARVRVLDYREAGRPDGKGYDAVASVGMFEHVGVAMLEEYFCRVRDMLRPGGVMLNHGISSRIDIQPAEDAGFVGTYVFPDGELTPIGHALQAAERAGFEVRDVENLREHYALTLRNWVHRLEARHQEALRYVDEPTFRVWRLFMAAAAYGFSRGWFNLHQSLLLRPDEAGRSGLPLTREDWYTPRTGV from the coding sequence TCCTGGCCCGACGCCGCCCCCCGCCCCGTGACGCTGGTGCTGAAGCACGAAGGGGCCCTGAAGGCCATGTTCCAGGACGGGACCGAGCTGGCCCTGGCCGAGGCCTTCCTCTACGACGATTTCGACATTGAGGGCGACATCGAGTCGGCCTTCGTCCTCTACGACGCCCTGACGGAGGCCACCCTGGGCTGGAAGGAGAAGCTGAAGGCGGCCCATCTGGCGGGCAGGCTCCCCGATCCCCCGGCACGTTCGGAGGACCAGCGCGGCCGGGCCCGGCTGCAGGGCGAACGGCATTCCGTGGAGCGCGACAGACAGGCCGTATCCTACCACTACGACGTCTCCAACGACTTCTACAGGCTCTGGCTGGACCGGAACATGGTCTACTCCTGCGGCTACTTCCACGCCGCCGATGAGCATATCGACAGCGCCCAGGAGCGCAAGCTGGACTACATCTGCCGCAAGCTCCGTCTGCAGGAGGGGCAGCGGCTGCTGGACGTGGGATGCGGCTGGGGCACCCTGGTCATCCACGCCGCTAAACACTACGGGGTGGACGCCACCGGGGTGACCCTCAGCGAGCCCCAGGCGGAGCTGGCGAACCAGTGGATCCGCGAGGCGGGGCTCGCCGACAGAGCGCGGGTCCGGGTGCTCGACTACCGCGAGGCCGGCCGGCCCGACGGGAAGGGCTACGACGCCGTGGCAAGCGTGGGGATGTTCGAGCATGTCGGCGTGGCCATGCTGGAGGAGTACTTCTGCAGGGTCCGGGACATGCTCAGGCCCGGAGGCGTGATGCTCAACCACGGCATCTCCAGCCGGATCGACATCCAGCCCGCGGAGGATGCCGGTTTTGTGGGCACCTACGTTTTCCCCGACGGCGAACTGACACCGATCGGGCACGCCCTCCAGGCCGCCGAAAGAGCGGGCTTCGAGGTGCGTGACGTGGAGAACCTCCGGGAGCACTACGCCCTCACCCTGCGCAACTGGGTGCACCGTCTGGAGGCGCGGCACCAGGAGGCCCTCCGCTATGTGGACGAGCCGACCTTCCGGGTGTGGCGTCTGTTCATGGCCGCCGCGGCCTACGGCTTTTCCAGGGGCTGGTTCAACCTCCACCAGTCGCTGCTGCTCAGACCCGACGAGGCCGGGCGGAGCGGCCTGCCTCTGACCAGGGAGGACTGGTACACCCCCCGCACCGGAGTGTGA
- a CDS encoding PHP domain-containing protein: protein MMIDTHLHTAEYSYDSVLPVEEAIGRALDIGLDGICVTDHESLGILETAEELTRRFDLLVIPGVEILTEEGDFLAFGLNRLPPLPIGARELHGLLRKRGGFAVAAHPYRDNGRGAGDHLFGLPEPFGVEVYNGRTRERHNLQARETAGLLGAPKLGGSDAHTASEVGRFATAFPEGVRDLDTFIAALRKGEAAPLFRDGGRFLPADDDTSPGMPVVPEKGHAETAVPVSHA, encoded by the coding sequence ATGATGATCGATACCCATCTCCATACGGCGGAATACTCCTATGACAGTGTGCTGCCCGTTGAGGAGGCCATTGGCAGAGCCCTCGATATCGGCCTCGACGGGATCTGTGTCACCGACCACGAGAGTCTGGGCATCCTGGAGACAGCGGAAGAGCTGACCAGACGTTTCGATCTTCTGGTGATCCCCGGTGTGGAGATCCTTACCGAAGAGGGGGATTTCCTTGCCTTCGGCCTGAACCGCCTGCCGCCACTTCCGATCGGCGCTCGGGAACTCCACGGACTGCTCCGGAAGAGAGGCGGCTTTGCTGTCGCCGCTCATCCATACCGCGACAACGGCCGGGGCGCGGGAGATCATCTTTTTGGGCTCCCCGAGCCCTTCGGCGTAGAGGTCTACAACGGACGGACCAGGGAACGCCACAATCTCCAGGCCCGGGAGACGGCGGGGCTGCTCGGCGCCCCGAAATTGGGAGGAAGCGACGCCCACACCGCGAGTGAAGTCGGGCGTTTCGCCACGGCCTTCCCGGAAGGGGTGCGGGATCTCGATACCTTCATCGCCGCACTGCGCAAAGGTGAGGCGGCTCCCCTTTTCCGCGACGGTGGGCGATTCCTTCCTGCCGATGACGACACATCCCCCGGCATGCCTGTTGTCCCGGAAAAAGGGCACGCCGAAACGGCCGTCCCGGTCTCCCATGCCTGA
- the apgM gene encoding 2,3-bisphosphoglycerate-independent phosphoglycerate mutase codes for MRTILVLLDGLGDKGMKELGGKTPLQAAHTPNMDAIAEAGVTGLYHSTRQGMAMPSEMAHFVIFGYDLADFPGRGYIEAVGSGLTVEAEDVALLARMFHVEPVGREYILRREKVSVGAGERDELCRVVSPYRARGMELTLHPTGGNGGIAVVRGGAVPEITDSNPIYENRPIMAVQPRRGAADPERAACTADFLNDYTLWTYEELKRHPVNQRREAEGQPPLNMVTMQRPGQYRRLPTFRDAWGLRALCIASGSIYHGLCSILGMDVESVRDSGDCGRDLLERLQRACRAREHEYIYVHTKAPDEAAHRGDPRAKLEVIEALDRALAWVVERVLPDEDVVFVLTSDHSTASGGTMIHSGEPVPLVMSGRYARKDGVRRFDEISCAQGALGQVRGNELMYMILNLLDRGKLQGLMDSPVNQPYFPGRYTSLRRRT; via the coding sequence ATGCGGACAATACTGGTGCTTCTGGATGGACTTGGCGACAAGGGGATGAAGGAACTCGGCGGCAAAACGCCGCTGCAGGCGGCGCATACCCCTAACATGGATGCCATTGCCGAAGCCGGCGTCACGGGGCTCTACCACAGCACCCGACAGGGGATGGCCATGCCCAGCGAGATGGCCCACTTTGTGATCTTCGGCTACGACCTCGCCGACTTCCCCGGGCGTGGATACATCGAAGCCGTTGGGAGCGGCCTGACGGTAGAAGCGGAGGATGTGGCCCTGCTGGCCCGGATGTTCCACGTGGAGCCGGTGGGACGCGAATACATCCTCCGCCGCGAAAAGGTCTCCGTTGGCGCCGGGGAACGTGACGAGCTCTGTCGTGTCGTGTCCCCCTACCGGGCGCGGGGTATGGAGCTGACGCTGCACCCCACAGGCGGCAACGGCGGGATCGCCGTAGTGCGCGGCGGCGCCGTCCCCGAAATCACCGATTCCAACCCGATCTACGAAAACAGACCCATCATGGCCGTACAGCCTCGGAGAGGAGCCGCCGATCCGGAACGTGCCGCCTGTACCGCCGATTTTCTCAACGACTACACGCTTTGGACCTACGAGGAGCTGAAGCGCCACCCAGTCAACCAACGGAGGGAAGCAGAAGGACAGCCTCCGCTCAACATGGTGACGATGCAGCGTCCCGGACAATACCGGAGGCTGCCGACATTCCGTGATGCCTGGGGGCTGCGCGCCCTGTGCATCGCCTCGGGGTCCATTTACCACGGGCTCTGCAGCATTCTCGGCATGGATGTGGAGTCTGTGCGGGACAGCGGCGACTGTGGGAGGGATCTTCTGGAACGCCTGCAGCGCGCCTGTCGAGCCAGAGAACACGAGTACATCTACGTCCATACGAAGGCGCCCGATGAAGCCGCCCACAGAGGGGACCCGAGAGCCAAGCTTGAGGTGATCGAAGCGCTGGACCGCGCTCTCGCCTGGGTGGTGGAGAGGGTCCTCCCCGACGAGGATGTGGTCTTCGTGCTCACCTCCGACCATTCCACGGCCAGCGGCGGGACGATGATCCACTCCGGGGAGCCCGTTCCGCTGGTCATGTCCGGGCGGTATGCCAGAAAGGACGGGGTCCGCCGCTTCGACGAGATATCCTGTGCCCAGGGCGCCCTGGGACAGGTGCGGGGCAACGAGCTGATGTACATGATCCTGAACCTTCTGGATCGGGGAAAGCTGCAGGGACTGATGGACAGCCCCGTGAACCAGCCCTATTTCCCGGGAAGATATACCAGTCTCAGGAGGCGCACATGA